From Salvelinus sp. IW2-2015 linkage group LG2, ASM291031v2, whole genome shotgun sequence, one genomic window encodes:
- the LOC111976577 gene encoding cyclin-T2, translating into MAACRGSSSKWFFTREQIEATPSRRSGVDPDRELSYRQQAANLIQDMGQRLNVSQLTINTAIVYMHRFYMFHSFTKFHRNTISPTTLFLAAKVEEQPRKLEHVIKVAHACLNPQETPLDTKSNAYLQQAQELVILETIVLQTLGFEITIEHPHTDVVKCSQLVRASKDLAQTSYFMATNSLHLTTFCLQHKPTVIACVCIHLACKWSNWEIPVSTDGKHWWEYVDNSVTLELLDELTHEFLQILDKTPSRLKRIRNWRTTQAAKKTKGDGSQANDPYPGPSLVHEHSLGDAIPGVSNSAFSKAASSFPVPLPGHASGPLSLDSIASMQGSSYTFTAPSDWPQDTGGRLEGGSYSLKTDALGLQQGAPMNPNRPDKTVEFNTTKHEHKVGSGGGVGKQQQPVFPPPPPPAQKMSLDKYREKHAAELAVQHKRRAEQQSFEPEGRDSYIPSVQSDHRKLMQLHPNPGSSSSTTASPLKMKLATPGQDKVPSDKRDKGGSLKLRLPVPSQGGVASKEELKMKIKVSSERHSSSDEGGAKSKHSSPLVSKEKHREHSTHRHHHKQHGHSHLHAAQHSGNGRGVPEGPVGAGPAVLRRPLGLGGVEGVAGMAPSSGSSSSRKRGHPHVASHNHHSSKTSKSSKGGAGGLRTSQRPSETGQEASGEPQS; encoded by the exons ATGGCGGCGTGCCGGGGATCCTCTTCAAAATGGTTTTTCACCCGGGAGCAAATCGAAGCCACGCCGTCCCGCCGTTCGGGAGTGGATCCGGACAGGGAGCTATCTTACCGACAGCAGGCGGCTAACCTCATTCAAGATATGGGCCAGAGACTCAACGT CTCACAACTTACAATAAATACAGCAATTGTTTACATGCATAGATTTTATATGTTCCACTCTTTCACCAAATTCCACAGAAAT ACAATTTCTCCAACCACCTTATTCCTAGCTGCGAAAGTTGAAGAGCAACCTCGGAAACTTGAGCATGTTATTAAAGTTGCCCATGCTTGTCTAAACCCTCAAGAGACCCCGCTTGATACAAAGAGTAAT GCATACCTCCAGCAAGCTCAAGAGCTGGTGATACTTGAAACCATAGTGCTGCAGACTTTAG GATTTGAAATAACTATTGAACATCCACACACTGATGTGGTGAAATGTTCCCAGCTAGTGAGAG CAAGCAAGGATCTGGCACAGACTTCCTATTTCATGGCTACCAACAG CCTCCACCTCACCACCTTCTGCCTGCAACACAAGCCCACAGTAATCGCCTGCGTCTGCATCCACCTGGCCTGTAAATGGTCCAACTGGGAGATCCCTGTCTCCACTGATGGGAAACACTGGTGGGAGTACGTGGACAACTCTGTCACACTGGAGCTTCTCGATG AACTGACGCATGAGTTCCTTCAGATTCTGGAYAAGACACCGAGCAGGTTGAAGAGGATACGAAATTGGAGG ACCACGCAAGCTGCCAAGAAGACCAAGGGAGATGGCTCTCAGGCAAACGACCCCTACCCAGGACCCTCCCTGGTCCACGAACATTCCCTGGGAGATGCCATCCCTGGGGTCTCCAACTCAGCCTTCTCCAAAGCCGCTTCATCGTTCCCTGTCCCTCTGCCAGGGCACGCCAGTGGGCCCCTCTCCCTGGACTCTATCGCGTCCATGCAGGGCAGCTCCTACACCTTCACAGCCCCCAGCGACTGGCCCCAGGATACGGGGGGTCGCTTGGAGGGAGGAAGCTATTCCCTCAAAACAGATGCACTTGGCCTCCAGCAGGGTGCTCCAATGAACCCGAACAGACCAGATAAGACAGTAGAGTTCAACACTACTAAACATGAACACAAGGTTGGGTCGGGAGGGGGTGTGGGGAAGCAACAGCAGCCAGTTTTCCCTCCACCGCCCCCGCCGGCTCAGAAAATGTCCCTGGACAAGTATAGAGAGAAGCACGCTGCTGAGCTGGCGGTGCAGCATAAACGCAGGGCAGAGCAGCAGAGTTTTGAGCCTGAGGGCAGGGACTCATATATACCCTCTGTCCAATCAGACCACAGGAAACTTATGCAGCTCCACCCTAACCCtgggagcagcagcagcaccactGCCTCCCCTCTTAAAATGAAGCTGGCCACGCCAGGCCAGGACAAGGTCCCCTCTGACAAACGGGACAAGGGGGGCTCACTCAAACTCCGCCTTCCAGTTCCTTCTCAGGGGGGCGTGGCCAGCAAAGAGGAGCTGAAGATGAAAATCAAGGTGTCCTCGGAGCGCCACAGCTCTTCTGATGAGGGCGGGGCCAAGAGCAAACATTCCAGCCCGCTCGTGAGCAAGGAGAAGCACCGGGAACACTCAACCCACCGCCACCACCACAAGCAGCACGGCCACTCTCACCTTCATGCAGCACAGCACAGTGGCAACGGCCGAGGGGTCCCCGAGGGGCCAGTGGGGGCCGGGCCAGCCGTCCTCCGGAGACCCCTAGGGCTGGGGGGTGTTGAGGGGGTGGCGGGCATGGCCCCTAGCTCTGGTTCCAGCTCCTCCCGCAAGAGGGGGCACCCACACGTCGCAAGCCACAACCACCACTCCTCCAAAACGAGCAAAAGCTCCAAGGGCGGCGCAG